DNA from Octopus sinensis unplaced genomic scaffold, ASM634580v1 Contig10079, whole genome shotgun sequence:
CTGGATAGGGATCACGACCTACCATAATGACAGTCTCCTGGAAACAATTTACTaacttaaacaaaatgaaaaaaagaatacaaattagagttaatcaaattaataaagCTAAAATTCACAATCAATTGATACGTCCACGTCTTGTTAAGAACGATTCCTGAATTTCCTTCACCAACATAATTCTCCTTAGCattttatcaatatcttttgAGTTCATCATTTCCGCGAAAAAACAGTCATTCCCCGGCTTTAGATAAAACATATCCCCACGATTCCTCATTCCGGGAGGACTACTCAAATAAAGATACTCCACAACTACCATTTGTTCAAATAATAGTCATAAATACGAACTGGACACCGAGAAGTGTTAGCAGTATTCTCAGGCTGTTCCAAAACCTCATCTCCTCTATACATGTTATCCTCTAGAAATATAAATCACAAACAACCAGATGGTTTGGGATAATAACACAAACATAATTGACGAGTTGGTTGTCCTCCATACACAGTGTTGTCCCTGAAGGAAGACGGAGGCAGAATCCGTCGTGATTGTTTGATAATATTAGAAAAAGACAGCGACATGTGATCATTCACTGTacccaaataaaaatattttgtattaaaataaagaattgtgtTGAGGACAACATGTGGGGAATGTGTCCCCAATTGTTTAGTGTCCCACAAATGATCTTCCTGAATTCTACAGACCAACTGGCCTACCAATAAAGCGCTTATTTACACCATTATCATTCAATCTCGGGTCCCAACGTCTGAGGATTGAATCCAACAAGTCCGTAAATGTCTTATAATCTCCCAAATCAGCAAATATGTTGTCAGGCCGTCCATAGTGTTGGATATACTGCTGAATGCCTCACCACTAACACAAACAACCCATACCAAGACAGAGATAATAAACACTGTCGGGGGCATAATGTTCCCCAGATGGCTTACGAATATCCCTCAAGAATTGGCAGAGTCCTTCATTCACTTGTGGAGGAGTACTGTACAACAAATCAGGAGAAGAAGCCCCAGAATGATACCTACAGTCAGGAATGACAGTACATTCTATCCAATCGGTTATTAAGCCAATTATTCCAGGCATTCACTCCATATGACCTCTTCAGTACATTCGATCCTGACACAAGTCGTTCTTCCGTCTCAGTGAGTGAACGGAATCGCTCAGAAGTGTTTTTTTTAACATCAGTAAATACAAAAGGGACGGGGACCAGGACAGGAAACAGAAATGTCTCAGGCACCTTCTCCTGATATAGTCCCAGTGGGATTGGTTGGTGGTAAGGAATCGGAATTGGCACAACTACCCTCTCCAAAGAGTCGAAATCAAGTTCTTAAATAATTGTCCCTTTAAACCTGTCTGGACTGAAACGCCAATTCCAGAACTGACCGAATTGACCCCTTTCGAAGTCATTGAACACTCATATTGGACTTGTCTATGTTTAGACTGCACATTATCCACTCTAGtctacacaatatatacaaaatatacattttttgcaCGAGATCGAGTGCCGGGTGGACGACCGACTTTCCCTCTGCCACGACCTGTCCCATTTGCAGTCCACAAACAGGATTCTGAGCAATAATAAGTGTCCTTTCCTCTCTGAATCATATTCCTGCAGTTTCCCCTACTCCCACAACTTTTATGACCATGTTTTTACAACTAGTGGCACTTTGAAGTCTTTCTATTGGCAATTTTGTAAATAGACAGACAGTCCTGAGTGCAGAATAGCAATTCTCCCTCCCCGCTATTCAGAGAGGGGTAACTCCCAGGAGAAATAAGCGACAAAGAACATTGTGCACAAAATATATCTGGTTGGTTGTTCAATTTCAGTCGTTTGTTAGCAGACTAGGCTAAATTGggtagaaataaaacatttttgggTATGTAGTCTGCGGGAGAACGACGAAAGGTTTGGAGACACTCGTTACTGCAGAGGACACGAGTTTCCCCTTCGAAAAGGATGTTGAATTGTGATTTGAATGTTTGGTATCGACACACGAGACATGAATAATGTTCTATTGAATCCatttaatttctaaaaaattataaataatgtcatatatattaattaagtaaaaaaagcaattaaaattatattaaaattaatattcttgttataaattaatttaataaacgaCACAACTACTAACACAATGTTAACTTcatcttataaatattaattatatctatttatttataattttttaataaatttaattaaatgtaacttttaagaaatatataaatttataaattataatagCTATCGTTAACTTCACGTGTTATTTTTCCCCCAACTAGGTTCGATGAAAAACTTTTTAGCACCTATAGTTCGTCTAGAATTTTGTGTGTCTTTCCTAGAAGTAGTTTATATTCCTTTATATGGAAATAAAGTAGGCCATGCCACCCACGAATATTTCACAAACCGAAtctgttttaaaaatatgattcTGAGGACTTATTTCATTCACAATCTACCTAGTCGTATTGTTGCCTATAAACAACTCAATTCgcgaaatataaaaaagttttcaGTAGTTTCTAAAGAGGATATTCACTTGTAGTTAAAAATCTATtcagaaataaagagaaatcaaAAACACTAGTTAGGAAGGCCCAAGCATTTGTTCAGGCTTGACAAACCTGTCAAACTCAGACTCAGTTAATATTCCCAATTCTACTGCTGACTCCTTTAAATTAATTCCTTTAGAATGAGCATTCTTTGCGATCTTAGCTGCCTTGTCGTAGCCAATATGAGGGTTAAGAGCAGTCACAAGCATTAGGGAATTGTCTAAATTACGTTTAATATTTTCCCGATTAGCAGTTAAGCCAGAAACACAGTTGGTAGTGAAGGATACACAACAGTCAGCTatcaaataaatacagaaaagttACCAATTAGTGAAATAGACTGAAGAACGTTGGAAACAATCATCGGTTTGAACACATTCAGTTGCAAATGGCCACAACTGCCTCCAAAAGTAACAGCCACGTTATTCCCCATGACTTGTGCTGCCACCATAGTCATGGCCTCACACTGGGTTGGATTTACTTTGCCTGTTTATTGATAGACAACAGTCGACCTGGCATTATTGATGATCCTGGCTCGTTTTCAGGCAAACTTAGTTCTCCCAGTCCACAACGGGGACCGGATCCTAAAAGTCTCAAATCATTCGCAATCTTCATTAGACTGCATGAAATTGTGTTGAGAGCTCCATGTGTCTCCACCATAGCGTCATGAGCAGCGAGTCCTTCAAATTTATTCTCCCCGCTGATAAAATCAAGCTCTACGAATAATTGAGGTTTGAAACTAGTTTCAAGCGATATCTGACGGGCTACTTTCTGGGCAAATCCTTTGGTTGTGTTAAGTCCCGTACCAACCGCAGTTCCACCTTAAAATTAAACGTTGCTAAACTATCAACCAATAGCGAGTTGTAGCAGTCTAGGCATTGTATCCTGAATTCTTAAAATAGAATTATTAATCTGATGTGCATAGGCTCCAAATTCTTGTCCAAGAGTGAGAGGTACTGCGTCCTAAAGTATAAAAAGGGTTCTCAACAAGCCTGAAGATGAGTCCTGCCTATTTTTATTATGTCTTTAAACTCATCGGCTTTTCTTCGAAGAGAGTCCATTAACATTTCAAGTGCTGGAATCAATTTACGGTTAAGTTCCAAGGCAACCGCAATATGCATGGCAGTAGGAAACGTGTCGTTAGAACTCTAACAACAAATCCATATTTTATACTTGTCCCATGTTAACGTGATCATTCGGGTGGACTGGATTTTTAGACCCGATCTTTCCACCAAGTCTCTCAATCGCCAAATTCGAAATGACCTCATTCACATTCATATTTGTTTGTGTCCCTGATCCTGTCTGCCATATAACAAGAGGAAAATTAGCCCAGTCGACTTTATTTTCAAGAATCTGACACAAATGATGCCATTAGTATACCGAGTCAGATGCCTGAACGATGGCTTCGGCCAATTCTGATTTTAAACCGTAGTCAATATTCACAAGAGCAGCACATTTTTTGAGaattgcaaaagcagaaattatgGGTTGCTTTAAgagttatttttaaagaaaacagGCATTCTTTCAGATTTTCCACCAATATTAAAGTTGATAAGAGATCGGGCAGTGTTTGCTCCGTAGTATAAATTATCGGGAACTTTGATCTCGCCGAAAGAATCTGTTTCCTTTCGATACGTCGACATGTAGCGTAGATTGCTACGTCTAACTACATGAATGAATCTCATCGTTAATGACCAGgactatttttaaaatatttaaaattataattttgttcttaaaatttacAAATACGATTTTAATTAAATCCCAAAAGGAAAAGTATGGTATTACAATTTCCGACGTCAAGAATAAATAATCAAAAGGGAGTgaaagattttgtttgaaagaataaataatgTTTAATACTTTCCTGAGTGTTCCAGGTGATTTCTGTACATCAAATTGAACATTAAAAATGACAGTATCGATGCTATTTTTATTTCtcactattttatttttgtttatattgaaGTTATCTATTCCATTTTTAAGTTGATTGAGTTGATGTTGAATTTGTATAgaagttgatttatttttttgttagtaTTGTTAAAGTAAAATTGTCAGTCAATTGTATCGGACGACAATTGGTTAGTTAATCTTATGTTTTCCTCTTTTAGGTAATTTAACTTAATTGTCAATTCCTCAATGCTTTTAGTTGCAGTCGTCTGTCTAGTTTGACATTCACTAAGATATAGCCATATTTTAGGATTACTTGATTGATTCCTGAATTAAAGATattgttcgtttgtctttacaCTTTGGAAGTGCAATTCCTTTTTGTataatttcattttgttctttttcaatGTTCTAATTATATTAATAGTTAAAATACTAATTGATTCTCTTTCCAATTGTTTTTTCCGCTTTTTAGCTGCTGAATAAATTCATTTtcccatttaaaaaatttttcctatAAAAATGTTTTCGGAATATACTTTAATTATCTCAGAGGCATTAATGTCTCCATCATTACCTTCCAAAGTACTTGCGGTAAAAACAGTTTTTTAATACCTGATATTGCACAAGTATTCGACGTCCTGACTTATTTTAGCAATTTCTTCTTTAATAGAATCCTCGGATAGATTGCTCTCAATAGTGGATAATATTAATTTCCCGTTCATCTCAATCATATTCTTATGGATTTCCAACATCTAGAAATTTTGGCATTTTTTCGTTAcatttttttcacaaaaaaaagttttttgatTTGTAGCTTCAAAAAATTCCGAACTagattgttttattttgataGACAACAATATTAAGTGACTCGTTTTTCTAAAATTAGTAATAAATgtacttttctttatttaatgatTGATATTTTTTAGGAGttattgatatattatttctGAACCAATTTATAGTCTTTTCCATACTAATTCGAATATCTTCGATATACATATTTGAGTCTTGTTGAAGAAAATTTTTCAACAAACGTACACATTCTAattttgttaaattaataaaatcaatGCCTCGAATATTCTTTATATCTTGATTAACACAATCAATACACACTAGGATGTCTTCTTTGAGTGACTCTAATCTGTTATTACCCACATTTGATAAAAAGCTCTCAAAATTTTTAAACGAATCAAAATATTCCTCTACTTTACTATAAATGTgaacatcattatcttcattgatAGTATTTtccaatatctatctatttgtaaatTTTTGCAACTTTGTGTATTTCAGATCGATTTACGTCAATATTTCCTCCTTTAAATTGTGAAATGTGTGATGCCACTTCATCAATTCTGTTAAAATTGAATGTCAAATGTCCGTCCAGTTGCGCAGAACAtgtgaaaaatttttgaaaaagtaaatttatttgatGAATGTTTTCTGAATTGGTTTGTTTAAATTTCACAATATGTCGTCTTGTAGTGATCTCCCAATTTGCTACAAGAGAATTCAGAATCTCAAATGCATATATTTGTTCGTCTTCCAATATCTACAGCTCAACGTAATTTAATACTTTAgtcaataaacaataaacaattctagtccatttttctctttcttttcttaatttagCTGTGTCTTCCTCAACACGACAAGCGTAGAGTTCGTGCAATTGAACATAATTATTGATCATTTCAGCATTTTTATTGCAACTTTCTCGATTATCTTTAATCTAATTCaggaattttgaaatttcaatttcTTACCACTGATTTAAGTTGATTTACAGAAATTATtgcattttcattgtttatttttgagaATTCCAACTCCCTTTATTTATTAGGTCTATTTCAAAAACTTTGTCAGCTGATCTCTTATCTTTTTATATTCATCGATCTTGTTGGCCAATTTCTTATTCTTTACGTTTTGATTATCCAAATCTTCTTTAAAACTGTTTCATTATTTCTATAAAACTACTTTCGAATAATCTTCGGGATCCTCATATAATAACCAATATAGTCATTTCGAATTTTATTGAGAAGACATTCACGCTCTGGACAGTCTATATTAACTTGACTAGATATTTCTCTAAAAAATAAGTCAAATTTTGAAGCtgatttttctataatttccacgattttttcctaaaattaaaaaaaatttactttatcaaatttttttagatttgaaatttttttgaaaattgaaggTGCCTCGTTATTAAATTTTTTTGCAAGTTTTATCACAGCGTCTCGGCTGTCTGGGAGACTGATTTTTTAAGTTTCAATAAGTTACATTTGAGGAAGAAAAAATGGATATTGTGGATTTATTGTAGGCTGTGCATCAATCATTTTCACCTGTTGAAAATTAGAATAGTATACTTTTTTTCTGTCAATCCGAACAATAGAAATgtcgttcttttttattttgggttgttttttaacatgaaatttatttttctctaagAGAAATGAGATATCATTTCTGACAACTTGTTTTTCCTTACTCTCTAAATAAGTTGTGCTATTTATCTACCTGAGGAATGATAGCTATTTGTTTTTGAGGGTAAATAGCCTCAATTATTTCTAATGGAATTGAGTCGTCATATAAATCTGATTTACTTaggaatataataat
Protein-coding regions in this window:
- the LOC115228237 gene encoding probable fumarate hydratase, mitochondrial — its product is MRFIHVVRRSNLRYMSTYRKETDSFGEIKVPDNLYYGANTARSLINFNIGGKSERMPILENKVDWANFPLVIWQTGSGTQTNMNVNEVISNLAIERLGGKIGSKNPVHPNDHVNMGQDAVPLTLGQEFGAYAHQINNSILRIQDTMPRLLQLAIGGTAVGTGLNTTKGFAQKVARQISLETSFKPQLFVELDFISGENKFEGLAAHDAMVETHGALNTISCSLMKIANDLRLLGSGPRCGLGELSLPENEPGSSIMPVNPTQCEAMTMVAAQVMGNNVAVTFGGSCGHLQLNVFKPMIVSNVLQSISLIGNFSVFI